The genomic DNA ACCGGGCCGACGAACTGGCCCGCGAGGTCGCGGCGCTCGCCATCACGCTGCACACCTCGCTGATCAAGTCCGCGGTGCGCGACGTTCTCGATCGCTGAGGACTAGACTCGAATTCGTTGATGGCACACGGATTGCGGAGGGCAGACGCAGATGGGCGAGGTTCGTGTGGTCGGCATTCGGGTGGAACAGCCGCAGAACCAGCCTGTGCTCCTGCTCCGCGAATCCGACGGTGACCGGTACCTGCCGATCTGGATCGGCCAGTCCGAGGCCGCGGCCATCGCGCTCGAACAGCAGGGTGTCTCGCCGGCGCGGCCCCTCACGCACGACCTCATCAAGGATTTGATTGCCGCGCTTGGTCATTCGTTGCGCGAAGTGCGCATCGTCGACCTGCAGGAAGGCACCTTCTACGCCGACCTGGTCTTCGACCGCGACATCACGGTGTCGGCGCGGCCGTCGGACTCGGTGGCCATCGCGTTGCGGATGGGCGTGCCGATCTATGTCGAGGAAGCGGTGCTCGCCGAAGCCGGTCTGCTGATCCCGGACGAGGCTGACGAGGAATCGTCCGGCCCGGTGCGCGAGGACGAGGTCGAGAAGTTCAAGGAGTTCCTCGACAGCATTTCGCCGGACGATTTCAAGGCGACCTAGCCTGGGGCGCGCTGTCCTGCGGGGCCGTTGTCACGGATGTATCTCAGTTCGGTCAGCGCGTGTCGACACTCGGTGCGCCGTTTGCGGATTCGACGAATCCGCGCCACATACTTTCCTCGTTCTGGTGACAGGCTGAAGAGGCCCGGCGGGAAGCGTATGCTCGACACATTCGAGCAGCGGACATGCCCGCCGAGCAGCAGTGGCCGCCAGGCAGGTTAGTTCGATCGGCGAGAGGATCAGGCAGTGGGCGACGAGACGCCACGTCAAGAGCAGTTGGACCTGACGACCAACGGCGCGCCTGAGCAGGCCGCCCCGACGCCGGCTCCCGTGCCGGTGCAGGCAGGCCTGTTCCCTGACGAGTCTGTTCCCGACGAACTGGTCGGCTACCGCGGGCCGAGTGCCTGCCAGATCGCCGGCATCACCTACCGTCAGCTCGACTACTGGGCCCGCACCTCGCTGGTGGTCCCGTCGATCCGCGGCGCCGCCGGCTCCGGCAGCCAGCGCCTGTACTCGTTCAAGGACATCCTGGTCCTCAAGATCGTCAAGCGGCTGCTGGACACCGGCATCTCGCTGCACAACATCCGCGTCGCGGTCGACCACCTGCGCCAGCGCGGCGTCCACGACCTGGCCAACATCACGCTGTTCTCGGACGGCACCACGGTGTACGAGTGCACGTCCGCCGAAGAGGTCGTCGACCTGCTGCAGGGCGGTCAGGGCGTGTTCGGCATCGCGGTCTCGGGTGCCATGCGTGAACTGACCGGTGCCATCGCCGACTTCCCGGGCGAACGGGCCGACGGCGGCGAGTCCATCGCGGCACCCGAGGACGAGCTCGCATCACGGCGCAAGCAGCGTGACCGCAAGATCGGCTGACCCCACCAACGCACGAGCAACGGCCCCTTTCCACGCGGAGAGGGGCCGTTTGCTGTCCATTCGTGGCTGTTGGTGACCGACCGGTAGACTGGCGCGCGCATCGTCCCGACGCGGGAGAGTTCTGTGGCCGCCAGCCATGGACGCCGAAGGAGCAATACCTCTCCATCAACCTCTCAGGCCCCCGGACCGCGCCGGAGCCCGATGCCTCTGGAAAGCGGCGAGCAGCGACTCGCCCGCCCATGGGGAAAGGCCGACCACTGTCGGGCCGAATCTCTCAGGCACCGACGACAGAGGGGGAGGGAACGCCCCAACGTCTGGAGAGGCCGTCATGACCGACAGCACGTCCCGTTCCTCTGCTGAGCACCACCAGCTTCGCTTCGTCGACCGGCACATCGGCCCGGATGCCGACGCGGTGGCCACCATGCTCGGGGTCATCGGCGTCGACTCGCTGGAAGAGCTCGCCGCCAAGGCGCTGCCCGCGGGCATTCTCGACGCGCTGTCCAGCGCCGGCCTGGCCCCCGGGCTCGACGAGCTGCCGGCCCCGGCGTCCGAAGAGCAGTCGCTTGCCGAGCTGCGCGCACTCGCCGAGACCAACACCGTCGCGGTGTCGATGATCGGTCAGGGTTACTTCGACACCCTGACCCCGGCCGTGTTGCGCCGCAACATTCTCGAGAACCCGGCCTGGTACACGGCCTACACGCCGTACCAGCCGGAGATCAGCCAGGGCCGGCTGGAGGCCCTGCTCAACTTCCAGACCATGGTCACCGACCTGACCGGCATGGAGATCGCCAACGCCTCCATGCTCGACGAGGCCACCGCCGCGGCCGAGGCCATGACGCTGATGCACCGCGCCGTCAAGGGCGACTGCCGTCGCCTGGCCGTCGACGTCGACATCTACCCACAGACGGCGGCCGTGCTGGCGACCCGCGCCGAGCCGCTGAACATCGAGATCGTCACCGCCGACCTGCGCGACGGCCTGCCCGAGGGCGAGTTCTTCGGCGTCATCGCCCAGGTGCCGGGGGCCAGTGGATGCGTCAATGACTGGAGTCGACTGGTCGAACAGGCCCATGAGCGCGGCGCGCTCGTCGCGCTCGGCGCCGACCTGCTGGCGCTGACGCTCGTCACCCCGCCCGGGGAGATCGGCGCCGACGTCGCGTTCGGCACCACGCAGCGTTTCGGGGTGCCGATGGGCTTCGGCGGTCCGCACGCCGGCTACCTGGCCGTGCACGGCAAGCACGCCCGCCAGCTGCCCGGGCGCCTGGTCGGCGTCTCGGTCGACGCCGACGGCGCCAAGGCCTACCGGCTGAGCCTGCAGACGCGTGAACAGCACATCCGCCGTGACCGGGCCACCAGCAACATCTGTACCGCCCAGGTGCTGCTCGCGGTGATCGCCGCGATGTACGCCAGCTACCACGGGCCGCGCGGCCTGACCGCCATTGCGCACCGGGTGCACGGCCACGCCCTCGCGGTGGCCATGGGCCTGAAGGAGGCCGGCGTCGAGGTCGTCCATGCCGGGTTCTTCGAAACCGTCCTGGCCCGCGTGCCCGGCAAGGCCGAGCAGGTGCAGGCGGCCGCCAAGGACCGCGGCATCAACGTCTGGCTGGTCGACGCCGACCACATCTCGGTGTCGTGCGACGAGGCGACCACCGCCGATCACATCGACGCGGTGCTCGCGGCGTTCGGCGCGACCCGCGGCGGCCACCACTGGAACGGCCCGGAAATCCATACGCGCACTTCGGAATTCCTCACCCACCCGGCCTTCTCGCGGTACCGCACCGAGACCGAGATGATGCGCTACCTGCGCTCGCTCGCCGACAAGGACATCGCGCTGGACCGCAGCATGATCCCGCTGGGCTCATGCACCATGAAGCTCAACGCGGCCGCCGAG from Mycolicibacterium phocaicum includes the following:
- a CDS encoding bifunctional nuclease family protein, with amino-acid sequence MGEVRVVGIRVEQPQNQPVLLLRESDGDRYLPIWIGQSEAAAIALEQQGVSPARPLTHDLIKDLIAALGHSLREVRIVDLQEGTFYADLVFDRDITVSARPSDSVAIALRMGVPIYVEEAVLAEAGLLIPDEADEESSGPVREDEVEKFKEFLDSISPDDFKAT
- a CDS encoding MerR family transcriptional regulator; this translates as MGDETPRQEQLDLTTNGAPEQAAPTPAPVPVQAGLFPDESVPDELVGYRGPSACQIAGITYRQLDYWARTSLVVPSIRGAAGSGSQRLYSFKDILVLKIVKRLLDTGISLHNIRVAVDHLRQRGVHDLANITLFSDGTTVYECTSAEEVVDLLQGGQGVFGIAVSGAMRELTGAIADFPGERADGGESIAAPEDELASRRKQRDRKIG
- the gcvP gene encoding aminomethyl-transferring glycine dehydrogenase, which gives rise to MTDSTSRSSAEHHQLRFVDRHIGPDADAVATMLGVIGVDSLEELAAKALPAGILDALSSAGLAPGLDELPAPASEEQSLAELRALAETNTVAVSMIGQGYFDTLTPAVLRRNILENPAWYTAYTPYQPEISQGRLEALLNFQTMVTDLTGMEIANASMLDEATAAAEAMTLMHRAVKGDCRRLAVDVDIYPQTAAVLATRAEPLNIEIVTADLRDGLPEGEFFGVIAQVPGASGCVNDWSRLVEQAHERGALVALGADLLALTLVTPPGEIGADVAFGTTQRFGVPMGFGGPHAGYLAVHGKHARQLPGRLVGVSVDADGAKAYRLSLQTREQHIRRDRATSNICTAQVLLAVIAAMYASYHGPRGLTAIAHRVHGHALAVAMGLKEAGVEVVHAGFFETVLARVPGKAEQVQAAAKDRGINVWLVDADHISVSCDEATTADHIDAVLAAFGATRGGHHWNGPEIHTRTSEFLTHPAFSRYRTETEMMRYLRSLADKDIALDRSMIPLGSCTMKLNAAAEMEPITWTEFAQQHPFAPASDTPGLRKLIADVESWLVSITGYDLVSLQPNAGSQGEYAGLLAIRAYHEARGEAGRNICLIPSSAHGTNAASAAMVGMKVVVVACRENGDVDLDDLRAKVAEHASDLAALMITYPSTHGVYEHDVADICAAVHDAGGQVYVDGANLNAIVGLARPGKFGGDVSHLNLHKTFCIPHGGGGPGVGPVAVRSHLAPYLPGHPLAAELADDHTVSAAPYGSASILPITWAYIRMMGAAGLRAATLTAIASANYIARRLDEHYPVLYTGENGMVAHECILDLRAITKATGVTVDDVAKRLADYGFHAPTMSFPVAGTLMVEPTESESLTEVDAFIAAMIAIKAEIDQVGSGEWPADDNPLHNAPHTAECLLVDEWKHPYTREHAAYPLGKGFRPKVWPPVRRIDGAFGDRNLVCSCPPIEAFA